From Hartmannibacter diazotrophicus, a single genomic window includes:
- a CDS encoding TetR-like C-terminal domain-containing protein has protein sequence MLAAHDILIEEGFGRLTVEAVSLRSGVGKPTIYRNWANASELAMAALMVDADSEILSDNRPLSEALQAQMRTIVTAFATTRGRQIALTLAASDPESEMTKAFRNRVILSSRENGRRLMIAAHERSEIEWPQNIEVLLDMIYAPVFYRLLVGHLPLDAEFARQVAEESMKLFRGGLAG, from the coding sequence TTGCTGGCCGCCCATGATATTCTCATCGAGGAAGGGTTCGGTCGATTGACCGTCGAAGCGGTGTCACTTCGTTCGGGTGTCGGGAAGCCGACGATCTATCGCAACTGGGCCAACGCCAGCGAATTGGCGATGGCCGCCTTGATGGTCGACGCGGACAGTGAAATTCTCAGCGATAACCGGCCATTGTCCGAGGCTCTGCAAGCCCAGATGCGGACGATCGTCACCGCCTTCGCCACGACCAGGGGACGTCAGATCGCCTTGACGCTGGCTGCATCCGATCCGGAAAGCGAGATGACGAAGGCGTTCCGGAACAGGGTCATCCTGTCCAGCAGGGAGAACGGGCGGCGTCTCATGATCGCTGCCCATGAGCGATCCGAAATCGAATGGCCTCAGAATATCGAGGTGCTCCTCGATATGATCTACGCGCCGGTGTTTTACAGGCTCCTTGTCGGGCATCTGCCGCTGGATGCCGAATTCGCCAGGCAGGTTGCCGAGGAGTCCATGAAATTATTCCGGGGAGGTTTGGCCGGCTGA
- a CDS encoding VOC family protein has product MSGIKTVVPYIVVRGAEAAIGFYRKAFDAEEIFRMTDPTDGRIGHAELRVGSSILMLADEYPDFGAVSPDTIGGTAVTLHLATQSVDADLERARQAGATVLREPADQSFGERVALIVDPFGHRWMLSQTIEQVSPAEMQRRWEEETRA; this is encoded by the coding sequence ATGTCAGGAATCAAGACCGTTGTTCCCTATATCGTCGTCCGGGGTGCTGAAGCCGCCATCGGATTTTACCGCAAGGCATTTGATGCGGAGGAGATCTTCAGGATGACGGACCCTACCGACGGGCGCATTGGCCATGCCGAACTGCGCGTCGGATCGAGCATCCTGATGCTGGCCGACGAATATCCTGACTTTGGTGCGGTCAGTCCGGACACGATCGGCGGAACCGCGGTGACATTGCACCTTGCCACGCAAAGCGTTGATGCGGATCTGGAGCGGGCAAGGCAGGCAGGCGCGACTGTGCTGCGCGAACCGGCCGACCAGAGTTTTGGAGAACGCGTGGCCCTGATTGTCGATCCATTCGGTCACCGCTGGATGTTGTCGCAAACCATAGAGCAGGTCAGCCCGGCGGAAATGCAGCGGCGGTGGGAAGAGGAAACCCGCGCCTGA
- a CDS encoding L,D-transpeptidase, with translation MSLMSRRRFVATLGQGAALAALGACSTTTSVQPTAWAPSDNALPSPLAINAVLDQALVGTPDYAAIYAPVFTEPYPIPAIDYTRFDPKFLRQRVRYYTDMPPGSIVVDPSAHLLYFIEPDGWAVRYGVGTGKAGFTWSGDAYIKFKREWPDWYPAPEYIARHPELPAKLQELQSGRGIAGGPRNPIGSRGLYLWQDNVDTLYRIHGTVEPYVIGTSVSSGCIRMMNQDAMDLFKRVEVDAKVRVLGPGDGEQAVATAL, from the coding sequence ATGTCCCTGATGTCCCGCCGCCGTTTCGTCGCAACGCTTGGGCAGGGAGCAGCCCTTGCCGCTCTCGGCGCCTGCAGCACCACCACGTCGGTCCAACCGACGGCGTGGGCGCCGAGCGACAACGCTTTGCCGTCTCCTCTCGCCATCAACGCCGTGCTTGACCAGGCGCTCGTGGGAACGCCGGACTATGCGGCGATCTATGCCCCTGTCTTTACCGAGCCCTATCCGATCCCCGCAATCGACTATACGCGCTTCGATCCGAAGTTCCTGCGCCAGCGGGTGCGCTATTACACCGACATGCCGCCGGGCTCGATCGTGGTCGATCCGTCCGCGCATCTTCTCTACTTCATCGAGCCGGACGGATGGGCGGTGCGCTATGGCGTCGGCACCGGCAAGGCGGGCTTCACCTGGAGCGGCGACGCCTACATCAAGTTCAAGCGCGAGTGGCCGGACTGGTATCCCGCGCCCGAATATATCGCGCGCCATCCCGAGTTGCCGGCGAAACTGCAGGAACTTCAGAGCGGGCGGGGCATTGCCGGCGGACCGCGCAATCCCATCGGTTCGCGCGGGCTCTATCTCTGGCAGGACAATGTGGACACGCTTTACCGCATCCACGGCACCGTCGAGCCCTATGTGATCGGGACCAGCGTTTCTTCCGGCTGCATCCGCATGATGAACCAGGACGCGATGGATCTCTTCAAGCGCGTCGAGGTGGACGCCAAGGTGCGGGTACTCGGCCCCGGCGACGGCGAGCAGGCGGTCGCGACAGCGCTGTAG
- a CDS encoding metal ABC transporter ATP-binding protein, giving the protein MSNAAIQLQDVTVTYDRHPAVHHVSGSFAPGSLTAVAGPNGAGKSTMLKAIMGELPVSEGSIDLGGLKRRDFGYLPQAAEIDRTFPISVAETVMLGAWCRFGAFAAIRGPSLQQARRALAAVGLEGFERRPVGTLSAGQFQRVLFARLLLQDARVILLDEPFTAIDERTTRDLMLIVRRWHADGRTVIAVLHDFEQVRTHFPQTLLLARHKIGWGPTAETMTSENLLKARAMAEKWDETADACHVHLDALGESRDSELASANGHDHHHHHHAH; this is encoded by the coding sequence ATGAGCAACGCCGCGATCCAACTGCAGGACGTGACCGTCACCTACGATCGCCATCCGGCCGTGCATCATGTCTCGGGCAGCTTTGCGCCGGGCAGCCTGACGGCCGTCGCCGGCCCCAACGGTGCGGGCAAGTCGACCATGCTGAAGGCGATCATGGGCGAATTGCCCGTCTCCGAAGGCAGCATCGACCTTGGCGGACTGAAGCGGCGTGATTTCGGCTACCTGCCGCAGGCCGCCGAGATCGACCGCACCTTCCCCATCAGCGTCGCCGAAACCGTCATGCTCGGCGCCTGGTGTCGCTTCGGCGCATTCGCAGCCATCCGCGGCCCTTCATTGCAGCAGGCCCGGCGCGCGCTTGCCGCCGTCGGCCTGGAGGGCTTCGAGCGCCGTCCGGTCGGCACCCTGTCGGCCGGCCAGTTCCAGCGCGTGCTCTTCGCCCGTCTTCTGCTTCAGGACGCCAGGGTCATCCTCCTCGACGAACCCTTCACCGCAATCGATGAGCGCACCACGCGCGACCTTATGCTGATCGTGCGCCGCTGGCACGCCGACGGACGCACGGTGATCGCCGTCCTGCACGACTTCGAACAGGTCCGCACCCACTTCCCTCAGACCCTGCTGCTTGCCCGCCACAAGATCGGCTGGGGACCGACGGCTGAGACCATGACATCGGAAAACCTGCTCAAGGCGCGCGCCATGGCCGAGAAGTGGGACGAGACGGCCGACGCTTGTCATGTCCATCTCGACGCTCTGGGCGAAAGCCGGGACAGCGAGTTGGCATCGGCCAATGGTCATGACCATCACCACCACCATCATGCCCATTGA
- a CDS encoding metal ABC transporter permease — protein sequence MTLYDIVLAPFADYGFMRRALVACVALGLGAGPVGVLLMLRRMSLMGDALSHAILPGAAIGFLIAGGFSLPIMGLGGLVAGLAVALGAGFVSRMTKVKEDASFATFYLTSLAAGVLIVSARGSNVDLLHVLFGSILAIDTPALLLVAGIASVTLVVLALIYRPLVIECFDPGFLRAVGGGGPVFHVAFLALVVLNLVAGFEALGTLMAVGLMMLPATVAHLWTNRLGVMMAIASGTAMVSGFAGLVISFHLETASGPTIILVASSLYLLSLLLGPAGLLHRLIPKKAHLQG from the coding sequence ATGACCCTCTACGACATCGTTCTTGCCCCCTTCGCCGATTACGGCTTCATGCGCCGGGCGCTCGTCGCCTGTGTCGCGCTCGGCCTCGGTGCCGGCCCGGTCGGCGTCCTCCTGATGCTGCGGCGCATGAGCCTCATGGGCGATGCGCTCAGCCATGCGATCCTGCCCGGCGCCGCCATCGGCTTTCTCATCGCCGGCGGTTTTTCCCTGCCGATCATGGGCCTTGGCGGCCTCGTCGCCGGCCTTGCCGTGGCGCTCGGCGCCGGCTTCGTCAGCCGCATGACGAAGGTCAAGGAGGATGCGAGTTTCGCGACCTTCTACCTGACGTCTCTGGCCGCCGGCGTCCTGATCGTCTCCGCGCGCGGCTCCAACGTCGACCTTCTGCACGTCCTTTTCGGTTCGATCCTCGCGATCGATACACCCGCCCTGCTGCTGGTCGCAGGCATTGCGTCCGTCACGCTCGTCGTGCTGGCGCTGATCTACCGGCCATTGGTCATCGAGTGTTTCGACCCCGGCTTCCTGCGCGCGGTTGGCGGCGGCGGACCTGTCTTCCACGTCGCCTTCCTGGCTCTGGTGGTCCTGAACCTCGTCGCCGGCTTCGAGGCCCTCGGCACCTTGATGGCCGTCGGCCTGATGATGCTGCCGGCCACGGTCGCGCATCTCTGGACCAACCGCCTCGGCGTGATGATGGCCATCGCTTCCGGCACGGCAATGGTCTCCGGCTTCGCCGGTCTCGTCATCTCCTTCCACCTCGAAACGGCCTCCGGCCCGACGATCATTCTCGTGGCGAGCAGCCTCTACCTGCTGTCGCTGCTGCTCGGGCCTGCGGGGCTGCTGCACCGCCTCATACCGAAGAAGGCACATCTTCAAGGATGA
- a CDS encoding metal ABC transporter substrate-binding protein, producing the protein MNQNFKSGLAAALALLALTASPASAKELKVVASFTVLADVAREIGGDKVTVTSLIGPNGDPHEFSPSPKDAKLLADADVVLVSGLGLEGWMDRMVGAAGQVSPVVASKGIETREMDEDGHMVIDPHVWNSPRNVEVWVDNIEAALVAADPEDKAAYESNASAYKAKLETIDADAKKRFAAIPADKRKLLTSHDAFGYFGKEYGIEFLSPVGLSTESEASAAGVAKLIDQIKKEGVKVYFFENSNDPRLVNQIAEATGAEPGGELYVEALSGKDGPASTYLDMIRYNINTVLDAMNKSV; encoded by the coding sequence ATGAATCAAAACTTCAAGTCAGGCCTTGCCGCGGCACTCGCCCTTCTTGCGCTCACAGCGTCCCCGGCCTCGGCGAAAGAGCTCAAAGTCGTCGCAAGCTTCACCGTGCTGGCCGACGTGGCTCGCGAGATCGGCGGCGACAAGGTGACCGTCACCAGCCTGATCGGGCCCAATGGCGACCCCCATGAATTCTCGCCCTCGCCCAAGGACGCCAAGCTGCTGGCGGACGCGGACGTGGTCCTCGTCTCCGGCCTCGGCCTCGAGGGATGGATGGATCGCATGGTCGGCGCCGCCGGCCAGGTCAGCCCCGTGGTCGCATCGAAAGGCATCGAGACGCGCGAGATGGACGAAGACGGCCATATGGTCATCGATCCGCATGTCTGGAACAGCCCGCGCAACGTCGAGGTCTGGGTCGACAATATCGAAGCCGCCCTTGTGGCAGCGGACCCGGAGGACAAGGCGGCCTATGAGTCCAACGCCTCCGCCTACAAGGCCAAGCTCGAGACGATCGACGCGGACGCCAAGAAGCGCTTTGCCGCCATTCCGGCCGACAAGCGCAAGCTGCTGACGAGCCACGACGCCTTCGGCTACTTCGGCAAGGAATACGGGATCGAGTTCCTCTCGCCCGTCGGCCTTTCGACCGAAAGCGAGGCATCCGCCGCCGGCGTCGCGAAGCTGATCGACCAGATCAAGAAGGAGGGCGTGAAAGTCTACTTCTTCGAAAACTCCAACGATCCGCGTCTTGTCAATCAGATCGCCGAAGCGACGGGCGCCGAGCCGGGTGGCGAACTCTATGTCGAGGCCCTCTCCGGCAAGGACGGCCCTGCGTCGACCTATCTCGACATGATCCGCTACAACATCAACACGGTCCTCGACGCCATGAACAAATCCGTCTGA
- the miaA gene encoding tRNA (adenosine(37)-N6)-dimethylallyltransferase MiaA, which yields MTGNAPRAILIAGPTASGKTALAIDLARALGGEVIDADAMQVYDRLAILTARPTEDEMGDIPHHLFGHVPPSESYTVARYLNDAARVIGDVMARGRLPVLVGGTGLYFSALTKGLSPVPPVDDAVRAHWRARAEAIAAPELHAELGARDPAMAERLRPSDRQRVTRALEVIESTGRSLLDWQAIPGDPLLPAGAFEGIVLAPDRAWLHGRIEARFGKMVAEGGLEEARRFAALGLDPALPAMKAIGVPEMMAAASGAMTLDEAIAAAVTATRRYAKRQETWFRNQFTDWSRIDPSSGQTDLFMASRTVLML from the coding sequence ATGACCGGGAACGCGCCGCGCGCGATCCTGATAGCCGGACCGACGGCCAGCGGCAAGACGGCGCTTGCGATCGATCTGGCGCGCGCTCTCGGCGGGGAGGTGATCGACGCCGACGCTATGCAGGTCTATGACCGGCTTGCGATCCTGACGGCGCGCCCGACGGAGGACGAGATGGGCGACATTCCGCACCATCTCTTCGGGCATGTTCCGCCGTCGGAGAGCTATACCGTCGCGCGCTATCTCAATGATGCGGCGAGGGTCATTGGCGATGTCATGGCGCGGGGCAGGCTGCCTGTCCTCGTCGGCGGAACGGGGCTTTATTTCTCGGCGCTGACGAAAGGCCTGTCGCCGGTGCCGCCGGTCGACGACGCGGTGCGGGCACACTGGCGGGCGAGGGCGGAGGCGATTGCGGCGCCCGAGCTTCATGCGGAGCTTGGCGCGCGCGATCCGGCGATGGCAGAGAGGCTGCGTCCAAGCGACCGGCAACGGGTGACGCGGGCGCTGGAGGTGATCGAGAGCACGGGGCGCTCCCTGCTCGACTGGCAGGCCATTCCCGGCGATCCGCTGCTTCCAGCCGGTGCTTTCGAAGGGATCGTGCTCGCGCCCGATCGCGCCTGGCTGCACGGCCGGATCGAGGCTCGCTTCGGCAAGATGGTCGCCGAGGGCGGACTGGAGGAGGCACGGCGTTTTGCGGCACTCGGCCTTGATCCGGCGCTTCCCGCCATGAAGGCAATCGGCGTTCCTGAGATGATGGCGGCGGCCTCGGGCGCCATGACGCTGGACGAGGCCATCGCGGCAGCCGTGACTGCCACCCGCCGCTATGCCAAGCGGCAGGAGACCTGGTTCCGCAACCAGTTCACCGACTGGTCGCGGATCGATCCGTCATCCGGTCAGACGGATTTGTTCATGGCGTCGAGGACCGTGTTGATGTTGTAG
- the serB gene encoding phosphoserine phosphatase SerB, giving the protein MPAGSLLVATLVSSQEAACLMPALVAEAAGTIAAEAAVILQEDVAADLFFEGDAATAEARLRGLIDTAPIDVVVQPAASRRKRLLLADMDSTMIGQECIDELAAEVGLKDHIAAITERAMRGEIDFEPALRERVGLLRGLDLSVVDRVIADRITLTPGGPDLVRTMRANGGYAALVSGGFTVFTGPLAARIGFNENRANLLIAEGGKLTGDVDEPILGQQAKLDSLVELRSSLGLHALETMAVGDGANDLAMIGEAGLGVAYHAKPKVAASAAARIDHADLTALLFIQGYAANDFVSG; this is encoded by the coding sequence ATGCCCGCCGGATCGCTCCTCGTTGCAACGCTCGTTTCCTCGCAGGAGGCCGCCTGCCTCATGCCCGCGCTCGTCGCCGAAGCCGCCGGGACCATCGCGGCCGAGGCAGCCGTCATCCTCCAGGAAGACGTCGCGGCCGATCTCTTCTTCGAGGGCGATGCCGCGACCGCCGAGGCGCGCCTGCGCGGCCTGATCGATACGGCGCCGATCGATGTCGTCGTTCAGCCCGCCGCCAGCCGCCGCAAGCGGCTGCTGCTCGCCGACATGGATTCGACCATGATCGGCCAGGAGTGCATCGACGAACTTGCCGCCGAGGTCGGCCTCAAGGACCATATTGCCGCAATCACCGAACGCGCCATGCGCGGCGAGATCGACTTCGAACCGGCCCTGCGCGAGCGCGTCGGCCTGCTCAGGGGCCTCGATCTTTCCGTCGTCGACCGGGTGATCGCGGACCGGATCACGCTCACCCCCGGAGGGCCGGATCTGGTGCGCACCATGCGCGCCAACGGCGGCTACGCGGCCCTCGTCTCCGGCGGCTTCACGGTCTTCACCGGCCCTTTGGCCGCCCGCATCGGCTTCAACGAGAACCGCGCCAACCTTCTGATCGCCGAAGGCGGCAAGCTGACCGGCGACGTCGACGAACCGATCCTCGGCCAGCAGGCCAAGCTCGATTCCCTCGTCGAATTGCGCAGCTCGCTGGGCCTGCACGCTCTTGAAACGATGGCCGTCGGGGATGGCGCCAACGATCTCGCCATGATCGGCGAGGCCGGCCTCGGCGTTGCCTATCATGCCAAGCCGAAGGTCGCCGCCAGCGCCGCCGCCCGGATCGACCACGCCGACCTCACCGCCCTGCTCTTCATCCAGGGCTATGCGGCAAATGATTTCGTGTCGGGCTAA
- a CDS encoding GNAT family N-acetyltransferase, producing MRIETERLRLRPFEERDLLPLGEMSADPRVMEFFSDPLDLHGTKELMQRLVGRQQREGIGMVAAERKSDGAFVGIIGLQHVPYEERFTPAVEVGWRLAHPFWGQGYATEGARACLAHAFEQHSMSEVVAIAHVGNVNSHRVMERLGMRRDEGADFDHPSVSPESPLARHGLWRIAKADWLAARS from the coding sequence ATGCGTATCGAGACCGAACGCCTGCGCCTGCGCCCTTTCGAGGAGCGCGATCTTCTCCCGCTTGGCGAAATGAGCGCCGATCCGCGTGTCATGGAGTTCTTTTCCGACCCGCTCGACCTCCACGGCACGAAAGAGCTGATGCAGCGTCTCGTCGGCCGGCAGCAGCGCGAGGGGATCGGCATGGTCGCCGCCGAACGCAAGTCCGATGGCGCTTTCGTCGGGATCATCGGCCTCCAGCATGTTCCCTATGAGGAACGCTTCACACCCGCCGTCGAGGTCGGCTGGCGCCTCGCCCATCCCTTCTGGGGTCAGGGCTATGCAACGGAGGGCGCTCGGGCCTGCCTTGCCCACGCGTTTGAGCAGCACAGCATGAGCGAGGTCGTCGCCATCGCCCATGTCGGCAACGTCAACTCCCATCGCGTCATGGAGCGGCTCGGCATGCGGCGCGACGAGGGCGCCGACTTCGATCATCCCAGCGTCTCGCCGGAAAGCCCGCTCGCGCGGCATGGTCTCTGGCGGATTGCCAAGGCCGATTGGCTCGCGGCCAGATCCTGA
- a CDS encoding DegQ family serine endoprotease, producing the protein MARQSNGLTILVRGVFGGLVAASVLAGGLLVPVRAAYAQGPDSVADLAEGLLDAVVNISTSQKVATNRSVPMPKVPEGSPFQEFFDEFFDQQNKDNSPQRVQSLGSGFVIDSAGIIVTNNHVIEDADEIVANFNDGTKLTAELIGTDEKTDLAVLRVKPTKPLTAVKFGDSDRIRVGDWVMAIGNPFGLGGTVTVGIVSARNRDINSGPYDNFIQTDAAINRGNSGGPLFDMFGNVIGINTAIISPSGGSIGIGFSIPSSSAKRVVDQLIQYGETRRGWLGVSIQQVTDELAESLGIGTARGALVAGISDDGPAKTAGIKPGDVIVSFDGREISQMRELPRIVADTPVGEEVDVVILRQGKEEHVKVTLGLLDETEMAQADTTVDEPQADAPKPMDKVLGLALSTLDDAARQQFSIGPDVKGVVITAVDPNSEAAEKRLMPGDTIVEVAQESVSTPEDVSKAVEKLKSMDRRSALLLVTNPDGQVRFVAVKID; encoded by the coding sequence ATGGCCAGACAATCGAATGGGCTCACCATCCTGGTGCGAGGGGTCTTTGGTGGCCTGGTTGCCGCCTCCGTCCTTGCCGGTGGGCTGCTGGTTCCCGTTCGGGCTGCCTATGCGCAGGGACCCGACTCGGTGGCCGATCTCGCCGAGGGGCTTCTCGACGCGGTGGTGAACATCTCCACGTCCCAGAAGGTTGCGACCAACCGTTCGGTGCCGATGCCGAAGGTGCCCGAGGGATCGCCCTTCCAGGAATTCTTCGACGAGTTCTTCGACCAGCAGAACAAGGACAACTCACCGCAGCGGGTGCAGTCGCTCGGGTCCGGCTTCGTGATCGATTCGGCCGGCATCATCGTGACCAACAATCACGTCATCGAGGACGCGGACGAAATCGTCGCCAACTTCAATGACGGAACGAAGCTCACCGCCGAACTGATCGGAACCGACGAGAAGACCGACCTTGCGGTTCTTCGGGTCAAGCCGACGAAGCCGCTGACGGCGGTGAAATTCGGCGATTCCGACAGGATCCGTGTCGGCGACTGGGTGATGGCGATCGGCAATCCGTTCGGCCTCGGCGGAACGGTGACGGTGGGTATCGTCTCGGCCCGCAACCGCGACATCAACTCCGGTCCCTATGACAACTTCATCCAGACGGACGCGGCCATCAACCGGGGCAACTCGGGCGGTCCGCTGTTCGACATGTTCGGCAACGTGATCGGCATCAACACGGCGATCATCTCGCCGTCGGGCGGATCGATCGGCATCGGCTTTTCGATCCCGTCGTCGTCGGCCAAGCGTGTCGTCGACCAGCTCATCCAGTATGGCGAGACACGCCGTGGCTGGCTGGGCGTCAGCATCCAGCAGGTGACCGACGAACTGGCCGAAAGCCTCGGCATCGGCACGGCGCGCGGCGCGCTGGTTGCAGGCATCTCCGACGACGGCCCGGCCAAGACCGCCGGCATCAAGCCCGGCGACGTCATCGTGTCCTTCGACGGGAGAGAGATCAGCCAGATGCGCGAGTTGCCGCGCATCGTGGCGGACACGCCCGTTGGCGAGGAGGTCGATGTCGTCATCCTCCGCCAGGGCAAGGAGGAGCACGTCAAGGTGACGCTCGGCCTTCTCGACGAGACCGAGATGGCGCAGGCGGACACGACCGTCGACGAGCCTCAGGCGGATGCGCCCAAGCCGATGGACAAGGTGCTCGGCCTCGCACTCTCGACCCTCGACGATGCGGCGCGCCAGCAGTTCAGCATCGGGCCTGACGTCAAGGGCGTCGTCATCACGGCCGTCGATCCGAACTCGGAAGCCGCCGAAAAGCGGCTGATGCCCGGCGACACCATCGTCGAAGTCGCGCAGGAGTCGGTGTCGACGCCGGAGGATGTCTCCAAGGCGGTCGAAAAGCTCAAGTCGATGGATCGACGCTCGGCCCTGTTGCTGGTGACCAATCCTGACGGCCAGGTGCGCTTCGTCGCCGTCAAGATCGACTAG
- a CDS encoding DUF2065 domain-containing protein, translating to MKDFVVALGLAVAMEGFFYAAVPKAVKRYLKSVAGLDESRLRYAGLAGMAIGVAIVWLVRGT from the coding sequence ATGAAAGACTTCGTCGTGGCCTTGGGGCTCGCGGTTGCCATGGAAGGGTTCTTCTATGCAGCCGTCCCCAAGGCCGTGAAGCGCTATCTCAAGTCGGTGGCGGGGCTCGACGAGTCCCGCCTCCGGTATGCCGGCCTTGCGGGTATGGCGATCGGTGTCGCCATCGTCTGGCTGGTCCGCGGAACCTGA
- the hflC gene encoding protease modulator HflC — MRQAFFPGVVIALVVAAVIAYSSTFIVNQREQAIQLRFGEIQRVIQAPGIYFKLPTNLVDSVQYYDRRLLTLELDGMEVLFRNDRRYIVDAFAAFRILDPQIFREAVGGNLTLAAERLRTRLDSRLREVYGQRSYEEAFTSERAGMMEQIRDLIRPDAASLGIGVVDLRIRQTELPEDVRAQTYDRMRAERLAVAAEERAQGTQESLRIKAEADRRATVLVAEAQRDAEIERGKGDAEKSRIFANVYGKDEKFFEFYRSMQAYAKALEDGSSELVLSPTSEFFRFFGSSEGAPSTTEPAAGGATAPAVSPAQ, encoded by the coding sequence ATGCGCCAGGCCTTTTTTCCAGGCGTCGTGATCGCTCTCGTCGTTGCAGCGGTTATTGCCTATTCATCCACCTTCATCGTCAACCAGCGGGAGCAGGCGATTCAGCTTCGCTTCGGCGAAATCCAGCGGGTCATCCAGGCTCCGGGCATCTATTTCAAGCTGCCGACGAACTTGGTCGATTCCGTCCAGTATTACGACCGCCGCCTGCTGACGCTGGAACTCGACGGCATGGAAGTGCTGTTCCGCAACGACCGGCGCTATATCGTCGATGCCTTCGCGGCGTTCCGCATTCTCGACCCGCAGATCTTCCGTGAAGCGGTTGGCGGCAACCTGACGCTTGCGGCCGAACGTTTGCGCACCCGCCTCGATTCGCGTCTTCGCGAGGTCTACGGCCAGCGCTCCTACGAGGAAGCCTTCACCAGCGAGCGTGCCGGCATGATGGAGCAGATCCGCGATCTCATCCGTCCGGATGCCGCCAGCCTCGGCATCGGCGTCGTCGACCTCAGGATCCGGCAAACGGAACTGCCCGAGGACGTGCGTGCGCAGACCTACGACCGCATGCGGGCCGAACGTCTCGCCGTGGCCGCCGAGGAGCGGGCGCAGGGCACGCAGGAATCGCTGCGCATCAAGGCCGAAGCCGATCGCCGCGCAACGGTGCTTGTCGCCGAAGCCCAGCGTGACGCGGAGATCGAGCGAGGCAAGGGCGACGCGGAGAAGAGCCGCATCTTTGCGAATGTCTATGGCAAGGATGAAAAGTTCTTCGAGTTCTATCGCTCGATGCAGGCCTACGCCAAGGCGCTGGAGGATGGCAGTTCGGAACTCGTTCTGTCGCCGACGTCGGAGTTCTTCCGCTTCTTCGGTTCGTCCGAGGGTGCGCCCAGCACCACGGAGCCCGCGGCTGGCGGTGCAACGGCGCCTGCGGTGTCACCCGCGCAATGA
- the hflK gene encoding FtsH protease activity modulator HflK, producing MPWSNQSGGGGRGGGNGPWGQPPRGGGSGGGGQQPPDLEELLRRSQDKLRQVLPGGSGGSSFAMLPLVLLVAVGFWLYQSIYVVQPDEVGIELQFGKVKKEINGPGMHFIVWPFETVEKPQILKENQETIGGGRSSSNQGNIMLASDQNLVDVKFTVNWKIDDPIKYLFQVADQPGVVRIVSEAAMREYVAVTPAETVRTAGRTAGAVAVRDLIQTVLDSYDAGIRVTAVNLEQALPPADVRDAFDEVVRAEQDRERFQQEAQAYSNKRLGDARGQASQVREAAIGYRDQVIAEATGEAQRFTSIYDQYRLAPDVTRKRMYLETMEDVFGKSNKVIIDSGTGNSGVIPYLPLPAMNNATKGAN from the coding sequence ATGCCTTGGAGCAACCAGAGTGGCGGCGGCGGTCGCGGGGGTGGAAATGGACCCTGGGGACAACCGCCACGCGGGGGCGGATCGGGAGGCGGCGGACAGCAGCCGCCGGATCTGGAAGAACTTCTGAGGCGCAGCCAGGACAAGCTGAGGCAGGTGCTGCCCGGCGGCAGCGGCGGTAGCTCCTTCGCGATGCTGCCGCTTGTGCTCCTCGTCGCCGTCGGCTTCTGGCTCTACCAGAGCATCTACGTCGTGCAGCCCGACGAGGTCGGCATCGAGCTTCAGTTCGGCAAGGTCAAGAAAGAGATCAACGGTCCGGGCATGCACTTCATCGTGTGGCCCTTCGAGACCGTCGAGAAGCCGCAGATCCTGAAGGAAAACCAGGAAACCATCGGCGGCGGGCGCAGCAGCTCCAATCAGGGCAACATCATGCTCGCCAGCGACCAGAATCTGGTCGACGTAAAATTCACCGTCAACTGGAAGATCGACGACCCGATCAAATATCTCTTCCAGGTGGCCGACCAGCCCGGCGTGGTGCGGATCGTTTCCGAGGCGGCCATGCGCGAATATGTCGCCGTGACGCCGGCCGAGACGGTCAGAACGGCCGGCCGTACGGCTGGTGCCGTTGCCGTGCGCGACCTCATCCAGACGGTTCTCGATTCCTATGACGCGGGTATTCGCGTTACGGCCGTCAACCTGGAGCAGGCGCTGCCGCCGGCGGATGTGCGCGATGCCTTCGACGAGGTGGTGCGCGCCGAGCAGGACCGCGAACGCTTCCAGCAGGAGGCTCAGGCCTATTCCAACAAGCGATTGGGTGATGCCCGCGGTCAGGCGAGCCAGGTGCGCGAGGCCGCCATCGGCTATCGTGATCAGGTGATCGCCGAGGCGACGGGTGAGGCGCAGCGCTTCACGTCCATCTACGATCAGTATCGTCTCGCTCCGGACGTCACGCGCAAGCGCATGTATCTGGAGACAATGGAGGATGTGTTCGGCAAGTCGAACAAGGTGATCATCGACAGCGGCACGGGCAACAGTGGGGTCATTCCCTATCTGCCGCTGCCGGCGATGAACAATGCGACGAAGGGAGCCAACTGA